The following are encoded in a window of Gemmatimonadota bacterium genomic DNA:
- the cas1 gene encoding CRISPR-associated endonuclease Cas1, producing the protein MTVASFSENAVESLRQLRGEVLNGTYTPTPLKEISVPKGGSRERRILRLPSIRDKVVQEVVRSGMDPQLDRIFLDMSYGYRPGKGPQRAARRVTHEIVAGKSPWAATADIDDFFGSLDHSRLLALLRAHFPDDPELLRLIELWLRMGAIDRRQRWLDIRRGVGQGAVISPLLANLYLHEFDVAISREHRMVRYADDFVLLAPSGEKAWEAFHQAVAFLRENLGLNLNEDVSPVASPEEGFCFLGLWFVGAERRLAPDRAASIRRRLDAIARNADHEDPERFLNEVNLAVLGWKRYYGVLLSEGAAHELDVMLLGALSDGIARLRRAGRLPHLRAGLTLISRFELVVSRTDSDRRAIDVQIWKGTDPGESPVSQTSLTGSRPSEQPRRTPPTPQRVVQTSRRRHHITRAVASDLVINTPGHFVGKSGERIVVRFQRKTVAEVPVLHLGSLTIAARGVSLSSDVLTLCAQKGVPLLVVDGISRVQALLSSPAAKKVGACVGQVKALSDPRVSLGLAKAFAIGKIRNQMALMKYAGKYRRRADPDFSARLDRAREEVGGLLRELKALRHDRVEDPRQSVFLLEGRAAQWYWDLFRLAAGGASSFPSRVGRGARDPVNMLLNYGYAVLQSRVQLAIVRSGLAPEIGFLHASTERRLALVFDLMEEFRAPVVDRVVLAYLNQRQPTELGTDGLLHAETRGRIIRRLRERLGSLVRYGDRQLTLEEVLNAQARRLAAQFGGGAPYRPFLATW; encoded by the coding sequence GTGACCGTAGCCAGCTTCTCCGAGAACGCCGTGGAATCGCTTCGGCAACTCCGAGGGGAGGTCCTGAACGGGACATACACACCGACTCCACTCAAGGAGATCAGCGTTCCCAAAGGCGGGTCGAGGGAACGTCGGATCCTTCGTCTGCCCTCCATCCGCGACAAGGTCGTCCAGGAGGTCGTGCGCTCGGGAATGGATCCGCAGCTCGACCGGATATTCCTCGACATGAGCTACGGATATCGGCCCGGAAAAGGTCCCCAGCGCGCCGCCCGTCGCGTCACTCACGAGATCGTCGCCGGAAAGTCCCCCTGGGCGGCCACCGCTGACATAGACGACTTCTTCGGTTCCCTCGATCATTCGCGCCTCCTCGCACTACTCCGGGCGCACTTCCCTGATGATCCTGAACTTCTTCGCCTCATCGAGCTCTGGCTTCGCATGGGAGCGATCGACAGACGCCAACGATGGCTCGACATCCGCCGGGGCGTGGGCCAGGGTGCTGTGATCTCGCCGCTCCTGGCCAACCTTTATCTCCACGAGTTCGACGTCGCGATCTCAAGAGAGCATCGGATGGTGCGTTACGCCGACGACTTCGTACTTCTCGCCCCGAGCGGCGAAAAGGCGTGGGAAGCTTTCCATCAGGCGGTTGCGTTCCTTCGCGAGAACCTCGGTCTCAACCTCAATGAAGATGTTTCTCCCGTCGCGTCGCCTGAGGAGGGATTCTGTTTTCTCGGACTTTGGTTCGTCGGGGCTGAACGACGGCTTGCACCCGATCGCGCGGCTTCCATTCGGCGCCGGCTCGACGCCATCGCTCGAAACGCGGACCACGAGGATCCGGAGCGATTCCTGAACGAGGTGAACCTGGCCGTCCTGGGGTGGAAGCGGTACTACGGCGTACTTCTCTCTGAGGGCGCCGCTCACGAGCTCGACGTCATGCTCTTGGGTGCGCTCAGCGATGGCATTGCTCGACTTCGACGTGCGGGGCGCCTTCCACATCTCCGTGCGGGCCTCACGCTCATCTCGCGTTTCGAGCTCGTGGTATCACGCACAGACTCCGATCGCCGTGCCATCGACGTGCAAATCTGGAAGGGCACCGACCCCGGTGAGTCGCCCGTCTCCCAGACGTCGCTCACCGGTTCGCGTCCCTCGGAGCAGCCTCGCCGGACTCCGCCCACGCCCCAAAGGGTCGTTCAGACAAGCAGACGCCGCCACCACATAACCCGCGCCGTAGCTTCCGATCTCGTAATCAATACGCCCGGTCATTTCGTTGGAAAGAGTGGCGAGAGGATCGTGGTGCGGTTTCAGCGGAAGACTGTCGCTGAGGTCCCGGTGCTTCACCTGGGATCCCTCACGATTGCGGCGAGAGGTGTCTCCCTCTCCTCTGATGTCTTGACGCTCTGTGCCCAGAAGGGTGTTCCGCTCCTCGTAGTGGACGGCATCTCGCGCGTCCAGGCGCTTCTGTCGAGTCCCGCGGCCAAGAAGGTTGGCGCATGCGTGGGACAGGTGAAGGCCCTCAGCGATCCTCGGGTCTCCCTGGGCCTCGCAAAGGCGTTCGCCATCGGCAAGATCCGCAATCAGATGGCGCTCATGAAGTATGCAGGGAAGTACCGCAGGCGAGCAGATCCAGATTTTTCTGCGCGGCTCGATCGCGCCCGGGAGGAGGTGGGGGGCCTCCTTCGCGAGCTGAAGGCACTCCGCCACGACCGAGTCGAAGATCCGCGACAAAGCGTGTTTCTCCTTGAAGGCAGGGCCGCCCAATGGTACTGGGATCTATTTCGCCTGGCCGCGGGCGGCGCCAGTTCCTTTCCAAGTCGTGTTGGAAGGGGCGCTCGCGACCCCGTAAACATGCTTCTCAACTATGGCTACGCCGTCCTTCAGTCGCGGGTTCAGCTTGCAATCGTCCGATCGGGACTGGCTCCGGAAATCGGGTTTCTACACGCTTCCACCGAGCGCCGCCTCGCGCTCGTGTTCGACCTGATGGAAGAGTTTCGCGCACCAGTCGTGGATCGCGTGGTTCTCGCCTACCTGAATCAGCGGCAGCCCACCGAGCTCGGCACCGATGGCCTCCTTCATGCGGAAACGAGGGGGCGTATCATACGCCGATTACGAGAGCGGCTCGGCTCCCTTGTCCGATACGGCGACCGGCAGTTGACCCTCGAAGAGGTCCTTAATGCCCAGGCCCGCCGACTGGCGGCGCAGTTTGGCGGTGGCGCCCCTTATCGCCCCTTCCTCGCAACCTGGTAA
- the cas2 gene encoding CRISPR-associated endonuclease Cas2: MSATSHHRPKRNPNPRARAYVVAYDIVDGSRRKRVHDLLLDFGVPIQYSVFECRLVATDRRRMLQAIRPLISLPGDALFVAVLCAACERRTLRVGGPVTETDTLVV; encoded by the coding sequence ATGAGCGCGACTTCGCACCATCGTCCGAAACGGAACCCGAACCCGCGTGCGCGAGCCTATGTTGTCGCGTACGACATCGTCGACGGATCCCGGAGGAAGCGAGTACACGACCTCCTTCTGGACTTCGGCGTCCCAATTCAATACAGCGTGTTCGAGTGCCGCCTCGTCGCTACCGATCGCCGACGCATGCTTCAGGCGATTCGGCCTCTCATCTCACTTCCCGGTGATGCCCTTTTCGTCGCCGTGCTGTGCGCCGCCTGCGAGCGACGGACCCTTCGAGTGGGAGGCCCCGTCACCGAGACCGATACGCTGGTGGTGTGA
- the cas6 gene encoding CRISPR system precrRNA processing endoribonuclease RAMP protein Cas6: MPAPSCADLLSTVLVLRALDSGTLPSTSGYLCYSAILNLLRAEDAGLAEELKSDKTSRGLTVSGLFGDLPSRGARVTVRKGALFGVRVTSLMGELTSVFRGWATHLPQTVWLGPRSDPVRFEICQVIDSSQGHPLVRIGSYTQLVEEAEDSSSAVSWTIHLDSPATFEAGGGHLPLPIPHLIFGGLWRRWRTHATPELMDPCANGLRTLLAAVGERGFRRTGRRPSLRSLDLAVRVAAFDLHSRMLDFGPSGGKRVGFQGRAAFALPRRYRSPEASRALSILTRFSYYAGVGAHTAVGMGQVGAVTVQQSSSR; encoded by the coding sequence ATGCCCGCGCCGAGCTGTGCGGACCTCCTGAGTACGGTGCTGGTGCTGCGGGCGCTTGATTCCGGGACTCTTCCTTCCACGAGTGGATATCTCTGCTACTCCGCGATCCTCAACCTTCTCCGCGCGGAAGATGCGGGGCTCGCCGAGGAACTGAAGTCCGACAAGACATCGCGAGGCCTGACCGTGTCGGGGCTGTTTGGAGATTTGCCGTCACGTGGCGCACGGGTGACGGTGCGCAAGGGCGCCTTGTTCGGCGTGAGAGTGACCTCGCTCATGGGAGAGTTGACGTCCGTTTTCCGCGGGTGGGCGACGCACCTTCCCCAGACCGTCTGGTTGGGGCCGAGGTCGGATCCCGTTCGATTTGAGATTTGTCAGGTGATCGATTCGTCTCAGGGACATCCGCTGGTGCGGATCGGCAGCTACACCCAACTGGTCGAGGAAGCCGAAGACAGCTCGTCGGCCGTTTCCTGGACGATTCACCTGGACTCGCCCGCAACGTTCGAGGCCGGGGGAGGGCATCTGCCTCTTCCAATTCCACATCTCATCTTCGGCGGATTGTGGCGTCGGTGGCGGACCCATGCCACCCCAGAACTCATGGATCCGTGCGCGAACGGACTTCGGACCTTGCTTGCTGCCGTCGGCGAGCGGGGTTTTCGGCGCACAGGCAGAAGGCCGTCGCTCAGGTCACTCGACCTCGCGGTGCGTGTAGCGGCATTCGACCTGCATAGCCGCATGCTCGACTTCGGACCCTCCGGCGGAAAAAGAGTGGGGTTCCAGGGGCGCGCCGCATTCGCGCTCCCCCGCCGGTATCGATCCCCCGAGGCGTCGCGAGCCCTTTCGATCCTGACCCGGTTCTCCTACTACGCCGGCGTTGGCGCACACACCGCGGTGGGGATGGGGCAAGTGGGAGCCGTCACAGTCCAACAATCTTCCTCGAGATGA
- a CDS encoding TIGR03986 family CRISPR-associated RAMP protein: MALDRHARMSDTQNKAIAPYNFVPLPDSVMPHPEVESDPDGHLLRRLHDRFHSDRYTGSITLTIKTETPLYTRCATSSGGGPELETDFFHHGEDPTTPFIPGSSLRGMIRSLVEIISYSGFTGVDDRQLYYRTFGFPESARERYTERMEAVKGGFLRVNRSAATVEPREVLRVSLPMLNDADWTRPRHYDAYPPVWFKRAEGDPGPGFPLVSAISLKQPVNAEEWEDGCLVCTGPMQGKEHEFVFSVEGIGTDLPVPESVLEEVNQPDQITQWQEGAFPESRLRARPGEFADGDAVFYLVEGGKVDALGRARMFRLPYKNRTRQALPQDLRAGHEIDLAGAIFGMLHSGFGSRPKPIKGRVSFEDARCMDPSPFLDGDPRKRRVPKILSSPKPSSFQLYLVQTGNDQNELRDYDDPNALIRGHKAYWHKEGQEHDAFEQMGDGPGQFDVQAGSAFQNKEGRWTKSKLHTVIRPVRAGVSFTGRVRFENLSSVELGALLTALDLGETKRHRLGMGKPLGLGSVRLECVPVIEAVASRYSDPFRGVRHDEKVENIVGQARRDFRDRVFSHDGESVDSEKQVWALPRLQALAKLLEWKHKPASNLTDYAEGPSRGRRTDEQWKHRWVLPSPHDVEAPPNSLPGRRAGGGGSEESIPAPTESVRKAGDRIKATVIELVNNYGAVKIKLDSGELLDYSRVGLKVGDEISVTIKQVVNGKVKQVK, translated from the coding sequence ATGGCTCTGGATCGCCACGCAAGAATGAGTGACACGCAAAACAAAGCGATCGCGCCCTATAATTTCGTGCCGCTCCCCGACTCGGTGATGCCTCACCCGGAGGTGGAAAGCGATCCCGACGGACACCTTCTCCGACGCCTTCATGACCGTTTCCACTCGGACCGTTACACTGGAAGCATCACACTTACCATCAAGACCGAAACGCCTCTTTACACGCGCTGCGCCACTTCATCGGGCGGGGGGCCTGAGCTCGAAACCGATTTTTTTCATCACGGCGAGGATCCAACCACACCGTTCATTCCGGGAAGCTCGCTGCGGGGCATGATCCGGTCGCTGGTGGAGATCATCAGCTACTCCGGATTCACCGGCGTGGACGATCGCCAGCTCTATTACCGGACCTTCGGGTTCCCAGAGAGCGCTCGAGAGCGGTATACGGAGCGAATGGAGGCCGTGAAAGGCGGCTTCTTGAGAGTCAATCGTTCAGCGGCAACCGTGGAGCCGCGGGAGGTGTTGCGCGTTTCCCTCCCAATGTTGAATGATGCCGATTGGACGAGGCCCCGGCACTACGACGCGTATCCTCCAGTCTGGTTCAAGCGAGCCGAAGGGGACCCCGGCCCTGGATTTCCACTGGTTTCGGCGATTTCACTCAAGCAGCCGGTGAACGCGGAGGAATGGGAGGACGGATGTCTTGTCTGCACGGGGCCGATGCAGGGCAAGGAACACGAGTTCGTTTTTTCGGTGGAGGGCATCGGAACTGACCTTCCCGTTCCGGAGTCGGTCCTCGAGGAGGTCAATCAGCCCGACCAGATCACGCAGTGGCAGGAGGGCGCATTCCCCGAGTCCCGCCTTCGAGCCCGTCCTGGCGAGTTTGCGGATGGCGATGCCGTCTTCTACCTGGTCGAAGGCGGGAAAGTCGATGCCCTCGGCCGTGCACGAATGTTTAGGCTTCCGTACAAGAATCGAACAAGGCAAGCGCTTCCCCAGGACCTTCGTGCCGGCCACGAGATCGATCTGGCGGGAGCGATCTTCGGGATGCTCCATTCCGGGTTCGGGTCGCGGCCGAAGCCGATAAAGGGCCGAGTATCCTTCGAGGACGCGCGCTGCATGGACCCCAGTCCCTTCTTGGACGGGGATCCGCGGAAGCGCCGCGTGCCAAAGATCCTCTCGAGTCCCAAGCCCTCATCGTTCCAGCTCTATCTTGTGCAGACCGGGAATGATCAGAATGAACTGCGTGACTACGACGACCCAAACGCCCTTATCAGGGGGCACAAGGCGTACTGGCACAAGGAAGGGCAGGAGCATGACGCGTTCGAACAAATGGGCGACGGGCCCGGTCAGTTCGACGTCCAAGCGGGGAGTGCTTTCCAGAACAAAGAGGGCCGTTGGACCAAGTCCAAACTACACACGGTGATCCGACCGGTCCGGGCCGGAGTGTCGTTCACCGGGCGGGTGAGGTTCGAAAATCTCTCCTCAGTGGAGCTGGGTGCGCTGCTGACGGCACTCGATCTTGGAGAGACCAAGCGGCACCGACTCGGTATGGGAAAGCCGCTCGGTTTGGGTAGCGTGAGGCTGGAGTGCGTGCCCGTCATCGAGGCGGTCGCCTCACGATATTCCGATCCTTTTCGGGGTGTCCGTCATGACGAAAAGGTCGAGAACATTGTCGGTCAGGCCCGTCGCGACTTCCGGGATCGGGTGTTCTCCCACGACGGAGAGTCTGTGGACTCCGAGAAGCAGGTCTGGGCACTGCCGCGTCTTCAGGCGCTCGCCAAGCTGCTCGAGTGGAAACACAAACCGGCCTCTAATCTGACTGATTATGCGGAGGGACCAAGTAGGGGAAGGCGAACGGACGAACAATGGAAGCACCGGTGGGTGCTCCCATCCCCACACGACGTGGAAGCGCCGCCGAATTCCCTTCCCGGACGTCGGGCGGGTGGTGGTGGTTCGGAGGAATCGATCCCCGCCCCCACGGAATCGGTGAGGAAGGCAGGCGACAGGATTAAAGCGACGGTCATCGAGCTGGTGAACAACTACGGTGCCGTCAAAATCAAGCTCGACTCGGGCGAGCTGCTGGACTACAGTCGCGTGGGACTCAAGGTCGGTGACGAGATTAGCGTAACGATCAAGCAAGTAGTGAACGGCAAAGTCAAGCAGGTCAAGTAG
- the csx19 gene encoding CRISPR-associated protein Csx19 codes for MGEGVSRPHRVRVDRPCRRPMMPLEIKDGLCLRRIPLDHPPLTEAIANEVLELRPEAARRDPRMWMLAFADDGIIWGRVSDGTLRTSPDHGDWRCPRLRPRTLWRLHLFGESGELRMQRAGNEFRAEWLAEDADPEASYLDELRLLIGQEVPTPGEALPGPPEPDFVLARGMAGEIHTPPLSLPEMRRRSALRVRHFLHADPDTGMLRVHDTRIVGFC; via the coding sequence ATGGGTGAAGGCGTTTCTCGACCACATCGGGTTCGAGTCGATCGGCCCTGCCGGAGGCCCATGATGCCACTGGAGATCAAGGATGGCCTTTGCCTACGACGGATTCCACTCGACCATCCGCCACTCACCGAGGCTATCGCGAACGAAGTGCTCGAGCTCCGCCCGGAAGCGGCCAGGCGGGACCCTCGTATGTGGATGTTGGCGTTCGCCGACGACGGAATCATCTGGGGTCGCGTCAGCGATGGTACGCTTAGGACGTCGCCGGACCACGGTGACTGGCGGTGTCCGCGGCTACGTCCGCGGACGTTGTGGCGGCTCCACCTGTTCGGTGAATCGGGGGAGCTCAGGATGCAACGGGCGGGGAACGAATTTCGCGCCGAGTGGCTCGCCGAGGATGCCGATCCGGAAGCTTCTTACCTGGACGAGCTGCGGCTGCTGATTGGACAGGAGGTGCCTACGCCGGGGGAGGCTCTTCCCGGTCCTCCGGAACCAGACTTCGTCCTCGCACGAGGAATGGCGGGAGAGATCCACACACCGCCCCTGAGTCTGCCGGAGATGCGGAGGCGGTCTGCATTGCGGGTTCGCCACTTCCTGCATGCGGATCCCGACACCGGAATGCTGCGCGTCCACGATACGAGAATCGTGGGCTTTTGTTGA